Part of the Cytobacillus sp. IB215665 genome, TGGTAGCACTCCTAGAAGTATTGCCTTCACTTCTAACTAAACATATTTACTCTTGAGTTTCCTAAAATCTTCATTATCTTTAATGGTAATCAGTCTAAATTCCAATTTTAATTATTGTTCAACAACTCTCCTCATATTATGGTAATAATAATAATTTTGAAGAGGTGATTTGGTGGCTACTGTTGTTATTGATGTGAGCACTCATAGAGTTATCGTTACTTTGTTACCAGCAGGCATTTCAGGTGTTTCTGTCACGCCAGATGGTAAGCTGGCTTATGTTACAAATCTTGATGATGATATTGTATCAGTTATTGATGTGAAAACTCTTAAAGTGGTTGCTACTATTCTGATTGAGCAAGGTCCAATTGATGTCGCCTTCACACCTGATGGAAAACTCGCTTACGTGATTAATAGTGCCTCTGAACAAGGTAATACTGTTACAGTCATCGATGTGAAAACTCATAGCATCATTGCTACTATTATGGTTGGCCTCAACCCAAATGTTGTCGCCTTCACACCTGATGGCAAAATCGCTTACGTGATTAATAGTGCCTCTAAACAAAGTAATACTGTTACAGTCATCGATGTGAAAACTCATAGTGTCATTGCTACTGTTATGGTTGGGCAAGCTCCATTTGATGTCGCCTTTACACCAGACGGAAAAATCGCTTATGCCACTAATAATGGATCTTCTAGCCAATCAGATAATACAGTATCTGTGATTGATGTGAAAACTCATAGTGTCATTGCTACTGTTATGGTTGGGCAAGCTCCTTTCAATGTCGCCTTCACGCCAGATGGGAAACTCGCTTATGTCACTAATGCATTTAATGCCACAGTATCAGTCATCGATGTTAAAACTCATAGCGTCATTACTACTGTTATGGTTGGGCAAGTACCATTTGATGTCACCTTCACGCCAGATGGGAAACTCGCTTATGTCACTAATGCATTTAATGCCACAGTATCAGTCATCGATGTTAAAACTCATAGCGTCATTGCTACTGTTCAAGTTGGGAAAGGTCCATTTGATGTCGCCTTCACACCTGATGGGAAAATCGCTTATGTTACTAATGAAGATGATGTTAAAATATCAGTCATCGATGTGAAAACTCATAGTGTGATTGCTACTATTCCTATAGATCTCCAATTAGGAAGGATTGCTTTCACGCCCGATGGAAAATTGGCTTTTGTAGCAGAATTAACATAAACAATCTAATTAATTTTTAGTAACCACAATACAAAATCAGTTTTATAAGCTAAAATCATCCACAGCTTCATCCACAAGGTCTTGACTAATACCGATATACCTCAAGGTAACAGAAGGGTGACTGTGGTTAAATATTTCTTGAAGTAAAGCTATATCCTTATATTTCTTGTTAAAGAAGTATCCGAACGTCTTTCGCGTTGAATGACATCCACACTCAGACACCCCAACCTCTTTTGCTGCTTCATTTAGAATTTTCCATGCTTGTGATCTTTTAATATGATTGGAGCCACGTAATGACTTTAATAAATAATCATTGTCATTCAAGATGATGGTGTATTTGTTTATTCCTGTTACAGGTCACCTTTTTCTTCGTTTACCAATCAATGAAGTACATGCATTAATCTTGTTACTTCTGTATTAAATCCCATATAAAAAGTCAGCCTCTCAGCTGACTTCCTACAGTTATGCATACAATTTTTCCTCTTCTTTTCTAAAAAAACTTTTCATCGCATGGAATACATCAGCTTTTTGTTTTAAAATATAGTACCTGAACTTTTCATCTTTTATATTTTTATAAGCTGACATTAATGTGGAGTGACGGTTATACTGATTCACTTCACCATACCCGAAAATATTTGATATCTCCATAAGCTCTTTCACATGCTTAACACATCTCGCGTTATCGGAAGTAAGATTATCTCCATCTGAAAAATGAAATGGATAAATGTTGTATAGAGCCGGGTTATATTTATTATCAATTACTTCAAGTGCTTTACGGTAAACTGAAGAACAAATTGTTCCTCCACTCTCTCCTTTCGAAAAGAAATCCTCTTCAGAAACAACTTTTGCTTCTGTATGGTGGGCAATGAATACTAATTCAACTGTTTCATATTTAGTCCTCAAAAAACGGGTCATCCAGAAGAAAAAGCTACGAGCCATATACTTTTCCCAAATTCCCATACTTCCACTCGTATCCATCATTGCAATGACAACCGCTTTTGACTCATGTTTTATAACTTCATTCCATGTTTTATATTTTATATCTTCTCGATATATAGGATGAAAACTTGGATTACCTTGCATTGCATTTCTTTTATAGGCGGAGAGCATCGTTCTTCTTTTATCAATGTTTCCAGTTAGACCAGTCCGTCTTATGTCATTAAATTCTATTTTATCAATAACAATTTCATCTTGATCTTTTTGCTTTAAGTTAGGAAGCTCTAACTCTTTAAATAGCGCTTGTTCTAATTCCATTAAAGAAACTTCTGCTTCGTAATAATCCTCTCCTGGCTGATCACCAGCCCCTTGCCCTTTACCTGCACCTTTTTTGGAAGGTGTACCATCACGTGCAATTACATCACCAATTTTACTCTCTCCATCTCCTTGACCAGTATGCTTATTCTTATCATAATTGTATCGAATTTTATATTCATCTAATGAACGAATTGGGATTTTTATTACTTCCCGTCCATTTGACATGACAATACTTTCTTCTGTTATTAAATCTGGCAAATTGTTACGAATTGCTTCTTGTACTTTTTCTTGATGCCTTTGCTGGTCATCATGTCCTTTACGATGGAGGGACCAATCTTCACGTGAAACCACAAACGATCGCACATTTTTTGCTGACATTGTTAATCCCCCTATTTAATTTTTTAACAATCTGAAAAATCCATTCACAAAATTCGCATTGCCTGCATAACGTATCATAGTGCTTTTTTTCTCATTAGAAAGGTTGGTTACTCTATCATATGCAGTAAGGATGAATTATTGACAAATATTTCAGCTAAATAGGTACATATCTATTAAAATTAGACAAGTCCTGCAAATCGTGTTTAAAGGAAGTAAGAGAAAAACGTTGATATAGCTTGCATACTTATAATTACTGAATGTAAAAAGAGAAGAAAAAATGTTTAAACTTGTATAATTTAGCAGGATTAATGAGTTTAGCCAAAGAATATATGAATCATTAGAAACTGATTGAATATTCAGTTAATAATAATCATTCAGTTTCTTTTTTATATATACATTTATATTTAGGGGGGATTAAATGAATGCATTTAAATTACTGGTAACTGATCTTGGAAAGTTAACTAGTAAAAAGGGGATGTTATTATCTGTCATCCTTGTACTTCTCGTTCCTATTGTTTACGTAGCCATCCTACTTTCATCTACATGGGGACCATATGATTATATGTCAAATTTACCTGTTGCTGTCGTCAATAAGGACAAAGGTGCCATGTCAGGTGATGAGCCTATTAATATTGGTGAAGAATTAGTCGCTGATATGAAGCAAAGCATGACACTGGGCTTTCACTTTGTTAATGAAGAATTAGCTCATAAAGGGTTAACAAATCAAGATTATTACATGGTTATTGAAATTCCTGAAGATTTCTCTCAAAGAATTACAACAGTACTAACTGAGAGCCCTAGGGTACCTGAACTCCTTTATTACCAAAATGAAGGCTTGAACTTTACAGCTGCTCAAGTAACAAGTGGAGCTACAGAAAAAATTCGGGAGCAACTCGGGAATAAAATAACTGAGATTTATACACAAAGTCTTTTTGCGCAGCTTGGTGAAATATCAAGTGGTTTTGAATCTGCTGCAGAAGGCTCAGATCAATTATATTCTGGTTCAATGGAATTACGTGAAGGAACAGGGTCAATGCTATCTTCTTTACAACAAAAAGCTCCAGAAATTAATCAATTAGCTGCTGGTTCACAAGAGCTTGAAGCCGGTACACAGCAATTGTTAACATCTTTAATTTCAAAGCAGGGAAGTATTGATGAATTAGCTAGTGGATCAAAGGACCTTGAAGACGCGATAGGATTATTACTAACTACAATTAAACAGGGCTCTGCGCAGATCGATGTATTAGCTGAGGGTGGAGAAATGTTAGCAAATGGTAGTCAAGAGCTTGCAGATTATACTCCACAAATCCTCCAAGGGTTAAATGATGCATATAACGGAAGTGTGAGTTTAAATAGTGGTATGGAACTACTTGCACCTGGAAGTCAGGAAGTCGCTAATGGTATCAATGGTATTATTGCAGGAACAAAAGATTTAGCAGAAAATATGCAAACTCTACTTACTCTCCTAGAAGCTTACAATGCCACTCATAATCTTAATTCTGATGAAAACTTCACAACTATACTAGCACTAAGTAACGGAATATCAGCAGGCATTAATGAATTGGTGAATGACACCCAAACTAAGCTGAAGCCTGGAGCTGATCTAGTTGCTCAAGGACTAGACGAAGCTGCACCAAGTGTAAAACAATTAGAGGCAGGACTTGGTGAGTTAATAATTGGTCAAGAAGCAGTAAATAATGGTGTTTTAGATTTAGATGCAGGAGCTAAACAAATTGCCGATGGAACAGCTATTGTAAGTTCATCTTGGAGTTCAATAATAAATAACTTATCTTCTATTCATAGTGGAGCTTCAATGATTAGGATAGGCAACAATGATGTTAATACTGGATGGAAAACACTAACAGAAGGTACAACTATCATTAATAGTAATATGCAACTACTTAATGAAGGTAATCAAAGCGTACAATCAGGTTGGGACGATTTAACAAACGGTGTATTACAACTAGATGCGGGTGCTGGCCAAATTGAAGAGGGCAGCAAGGAGCTAGCATTAGGACTTGAAGAAGGTGCTCAACAAACTACTAGCATCAATGCTTCGGATAAAAATATTGCAATGTTTTCATCACCTGTGCAACTTGTTGAAGAGAAAGTAAGCGGCTTCGAATACTACCGTGATTCTACTGCTCCATATATCATATCTCTTGCGCTTTTTGTAGGTATCTTAATGATGTCTTTCATCATAGACTTTAAAAAGCCATCTGAGCCAGAGCTACCAACATCAGCCATAAGCTTGTTTGCTAGTAAATTTATGACGTTGACATTATTTTCAGTAGTCCAGGGATTATTAGTTTCCATCGTTACGATACTATTCTTACAGCTGAATGTAGTAAACGTTGTCTCATTCATATTATTTACTATATTCGTTAGTTTAACATTCATGACGATTATCTTCTTCCTTGTATCTCTTGCTGGAAATGTTGGACGTTTCCTAGCGTTTGTTTTTATCGTTCTTCAGTTATCAATAACTGGCGCTAACCTACCTATTGATATGTTACCAGAGAATTTACGAAATTTGAGTGAACTCCTCCCATTAACATATACAAATGCTGGATTTAAGTCTATTATTTCACTTAATGATACTGGCTTCATATGGTCAAACACTTCAGTTTTACTCATTTACTTTGTGATTTTCTCAGTGCTTACATTAAGTACATTTTTATTTGGTACAAAAAAGCTTGCGCATGATCAAAGTTTGTCTGCGTAAATAAAAAGATTAAATTTAAAAATCATGTAAAAAACTTTAAGATTCGGGTCTAGACACTCAAATCTTAAAGTTTTTTCATTTGGCATTATTTACATTGCTTGTTGCTTGAAATTCCTTTTCATTAAAAAGGTTAATAATATATATGTAGCTACAATAGATTAATAAATCTCTCATTTTATCAAATTACCGTTCCATTTTTATCTACGAGAGCAAAAGAATCCCTGGGATATGATGTTCTTTCTGTTGAACTCTATTTCAGGTTCTATCTGTTGGATAATCCTATCTACATCATTGACTGAGGCCGATACTTCATGCTTATTTGACAAAACAAAAATACCACGTTAATAGCTTTCGATTGGAAGGATAATCAAACTATTTAAAAACTTATACTTATTAATTTTTGAACATTTTATGACATTTTAATTAAATACAAGACTAAATACCTATTAGTTATGTATAATTTTCCATTGTTGTGTGTAGATACAAGAAAGAAGGGGTAAAGATAAGACAATTAGTTGAAGAAATAGAATTTATCGAGGGTGTCGTACGTGCTATTTTAGTTTGTGACACAACTCAAGATCATTGGCTTTTAGAACATAAAAAAGAATTTCATTATGTAGCTACTTCTAACCAATCAATAATAAAGGAACTAGTTAATAAAAGTGACTATGTTCCTGTATGCATCATAGATTCTAAAATAATTGCAGACCTAAACTCCTATGGAAAAAGTTCTATGTTAACAATAGACTGGTGCTTAGAAAGGGTCAAGTTTCTGCTTCAAACAGGTAAGAAATTATCAAAGCAAGTGTACAATTATTAGAAAGGTTTCATAATTGTTTCGTAAGTATATATAGCAGATCATTCCATTTTGAAATTAGAGAGTGATAGGGGAAACTCCCTCTCACCTTTTTAGATGATTATCCAGCATTTATCCAGTAGCAAAATCCGCCGCAAAACATCCAGTAATGAATCTATTCAATTACTTCAAATATTACGCAGGTTTCAATGAACTCGTTCAAATACCTTAAATACATTCTATTTCATCTAAATTATTGAGTCGGGGGCTAGCCCCACGAAATCTAGCTTTATACAAGTAGCCACTATGTTAGGTTAAGATGTTATTACCACACTGCTATGTCATTTTCAATGATGTACTTTTATCATTCATAATTAACGGTTATCTAACCATATAGTTTCTACTATGGGGATAATCGTTGATTACGTTTTTCATTAATATTGATTAGAAAAGAAATTCTTTCGGACTATCGTTAGTAAACCTGCTATCACCTTAACTTTGGTATAAAGAAGTTCAATATATAGCACCCTGTGAATTTATTGTTCGTAGTCAGTGGTGAAGTTAAATCGTTCATAACCATGAGTAAACAAGTAGTAATTCAGTTAATGCCATTAATACATGTTATCAGGTTAGATAAATGTCTCCGCAATAGTATTAGGAAAAACTACTTTATAAGGAAATGATTGTGTTTACATCCACCAATTTTACATGTACATATCAACTTATCATTTACTATAATTAAATAAGAAGATGGATTGGTAAGCCACCTTCCTAAAAACATGTCAAAATTTATGTCAAAACTTTTTCTGATTTCATACACCCTAAGTACAGTGCGTCATGTCCCTGATGAAACTGTACTTAGGTCTACATACCTTAAAGTTCCTCTCACTATGCCATATTTTAAGTGCGTTAAGTTTTATATTAGAAGCTTATAAATATTTCTCTTAATATTTTCCTCTTTGTGTATACTATTGAAATAAGATTTACATTAAAGCTACTTAAATATTGTCCACCTTAACGTATGGATTTATTATTCAAAATAAAACGTAAAATTCAATAATGAATTTTACGTTTTATTTAAGTCATTTATCTATTTAACAAGCTACCAACATAACGCAGTAATTCATTTGCTGATGTAGAATTATAGCCATGTTCATCAACTAACCTTGCAACAACTTCGTTAATCTTCTTCAATTGTTGTTCATCTGGTGTTTTCGTTGATGTTGTTATTTTGACTACATCTTTTAAGTCTGCAAATAATTTCTTCTGAATAGCTTCACGTAAACGTTCATGAGAATTATATTCAAATCTTTTCCCTTTGCGAGCATACGCAGAAATTCGAATGAGAATTTCTTCTCTGAAAGCTTTTTTAGCATTTTCCGAAATGCCAATTTGCTCTTCGATTGAACGCATTAGCTTTTCATCTGGATTCATTTCTTCACCCGTTAATGGGTCTCGAAGTTTATTTTTATTACAATACGCTTCAACATTATCTAAATAATTATCCATCAGCGTCTTAGCTGATTCCTCATATGAATAAACAAAGGCTTTTTGTACTTCTTTTTTCGCTATTTCGTCATATTCTTTGCGAGCAATAGAGATATAATTTAAAAACTTCTCACGTTCTTCGCTTGATATCGATGGATGCTGATCTAAGCCTTCTTTTAAGGACCTAAGAACATCCAATGCATTAATAGCTGGCACTTCTTTTCTAATAATTGTTGATGATATTCGATTGATTACATACCTCGGATCAATCCCACTCATTCCTTCATCTGGATACTCTTTCTTCAATTCTTCCACATCTATAGGGTTAAAGCCTTCCACTGATTCTCCATCATACAACCGCATTTTTTTAACTAAATCAATATCATTTTTTTTCGGTTCCTTAAGCCTTGTTAAGATTGTAAACATTGCAGCTACACGTAAAGTATGCGGTGCAATATGAACGTTAGCAACATCGCTCTCTCTAATCATTTTTGTATAAATATGCTCTTCCTCAGAAACCTTTAAATTGTATGGTACAGGCATAACAATAATACGAGAATGTAAGGCTTCATTTTTCTTATTAGAAATAAATGACCTATACTCAGTTTCGTTCGTATGTGCAACAATTAATTCATCTGCACTTATTAGTGCAAAACGACCAGCCTTGAAGTTTCCTTCTTGTGTAAGAGATAATAAATGCCATAAAAATTTCTCATCACACTTCAGCATTTCTTGAAATTCCATCATTCCTCTGTTTGCTTTATTTAACTCCCCATCAAACCTATATGCCCGAGGGTCTGATTCTGAGCCAAATTCAGCTATTGTCGAAAAATCAATACTTCCAGTTAAATCAGCTATATCTTGTGATTTCGGATCAGAAGGACTAAATGTTCCAATACCAGTACGCTTATCTTCAGAAAAGAATATTCGTTCCACTAATACATTTTCAATTTGACCACCGTATTCTTCTTCCAATCTCATCATATTAAGGGGCGATAAGTTCCCTTCGACTCTAATTCCATATTCATCAAAAAAATCTTCCCTAAGATGATGCGGAATCAGGTGTAGTGGGTCTTCATGCATCGGGCACCCTTTAATTGCATAAATTGCTCCTCGGTCAGTATGAGAATATGCTTCAAGCCCTCTTTTCAAAATGGTTACTAGTGTTGATTTCCCTCCACTTACAGGACCCATTAATAATAATATACGTTTACGGACATCTAGACGTTTTGCTGAAGGATGAAAATATTCTTCTACTAGTCTCTCCAATGCTTCTTCTAAACCGAATAATTTATGACTAAAAAATCTATAATGTTTACTTCCATTTACATCTTCTATTCCTGCATCTTTAATCATATTGTACACTCTAGAGTGAGCAGATTGTGCTACATATGGTTTTTCTTTTAAAATATCTAAATAATCCGCGAAGGTACCTTCCCATTTAAGCCGCTGTTCTTCCTCTCTGTACGTTTCAATTTTCTTTAAAATATCCATAAAGGACCTCCTCAAAATTTCATGTACCATGATTAATATACTGTATGCGAGGATAACCTATAGCATGATTAATAAACGATAATTAGGCTAATATATCAGTAAGAAGTCCTTTATAAAGCATTTTATAAATTGGACTGATTAATCATACTTTTCATTCACACATCTTGTCTGATAAGTTATAATAAAAATATCGTAAGTTTATAGGCACATTTATAGTACTGAAGGAGGATATACTAATGCGTTTAGTTCTAATTTTACTTGTGATGGTTGCTTTTTTATCAGCAATATTTACAGCGGGGTATGATGATAAACCAGGTGCTAAAAATTAATTTTTTTGAAAGGACCTTTTACAATACCTTTCAAGTTTAATTAAAAGACTCTTTTCGTAAATGAACTGAAACAGCTAAGTATTTATGAAAAGATACGTTCGAATGTTATATGTATACGTACCAAAGTCTATGTTCGTAAAATCAGCCAATTAAAAAATGACCTCCACAACATTACTGTGAAGGTCATTTTTTATTTGTTACGACAAGCCTGGATATTCTTGCTGACGTAATGCTTCATACACAAGAATTGCTGCTGTATTCGATAAGTTTAATGAACGTACATTATCATTCATAGGTAAACGTAAACAATAGTCCATGTTGTTTTTAATTATTTCATCTGGTAAACCATTCGTTTCACGACCAAACACAAAAAAATGATCAGTATCTTGACCACTATAGTCAAAGTCTGTATGTGCCTTTTTACCGAATTTCGTAATAAAATAAAAGTGTCCATTTTCATGCTTATCAAAAATTTCTTGTAATGAGTCGTAATAATGAATATTTACGAATTGCCAATAGTCTAGTCCGGCCCGACGAAGCATCTTGTCATCAGTTGAAAACCCTAATGGGCGGATTAAATGTAATGTCGTATCAGTTGCAGCACATGTGCGAGCAATATTCCCTGTATTAGCTGGTATTTCTGGTTGATATAGTACAACATGTATTCCCAAAATTATCTCACCTCAAACATAAAATTCTATATTATTATACCAAAATTTTAAAAAATCAGCTGTCTCCAACAATATGAAAAAATTTATATTTAATATTAGGGGTATAAGCAGTAGAGTCCTCATATGACCAGTATCTCATTCTACTATTCTCCGTATGTGCATTAACCAAAGGATAACTTTCTTTGTCTTTTGCAACTACTATCGTCGTATGATCGAATTTTCCATCACCCTCAAAATCGTAGCATATAATATCTCCTTGTGATAAATCCTTTGCAGATTCAACTTCAACTGCACGTAAACCTGC contains:
- a CDS encoding beta-propeller fold lactonase family protein; the protein is MATVVIDVSTHRVIVTLLPAGISGVSVTPDGKLAYVTNLDDDIVSVIDVKTLKVVATILIEQGPIDVAFTPDGKLAYVINSASEQGNTVTVIDVKTHSIIATIMVGLNPNVVAFTPDGKIAYVINSASKQSNTVTVIDVKTHSVIATVMVGQAPFDVAFTPDGKIAYATNNGSSSQSDNTVSVIDVKTHSVIATVMVGQAPFNVAFTPDGKLAYVTNAFNATVSVIDVKTHSVITTVMVGQVPFDVTFTPDGKLAYVTNAFNATVSVIDVKTHSVIATVQVGKGPFDVAFTPDGKIAYVTNEDDVKISVIDVKTHSVIATIPIDLQLGRIAFTPDGKLAFVAELT
- a CDS encoding tyrosine-type recombinase/integrase; protein product: MNDNDYLLKSLRGSNHIKRSQAWKILNEAAKEVGVSECGCHSTRKTFGYFFNKKYKDIALLQEIFNHSHPSVTLRYIGISQDLVDEAVDDFSL
- the yhbH gene encoding sporulation protein YhbH — encoded protein: MSAKNVRSFVVSREDWSLHRKGHDDQQRHQEKVQEAIRNNLPDLITEESIVMSNGREVIKIPIRSLDEYKIRYNYDKNKHTGQGDGESKIGDVIARDGTPSKKGAGKGQGAGDQPGEDYYEAEVSLMELEQALFKELELPNLKQKDQDEIVIDKIEFNDIRRTGLTGNIDKRRTMLSAYKRNAMQGNPSFHPIYREDIKYKTWNEVIKHESKAVVIAMMDTSGSMGIWEKYMARSFFFWMTRFLRTKYETVELVFIAHHTEAKVVSEEDFFSKGESGGTICSSVYRKALEVIDNKYNPALYNIYPFHFSDGDNLTSDNARCVKHVKELMEISNIFGYGEVNQYNRHSTLMSAYKNIKDEKFRYYILKQKADVFHAMKSFFRKEEEKLYA
- a CDS encoding YhgE/Pip domain-containing protein; the encoded protein is MNAFKLLVTDLGKLTSKKGMLLSVILVLLVPIVYVAILLSSTWGPYDYMSNLPVAVVNKDKGAMSGDEPINIGEELVADMKQSMTLGFHFVNEELAHKGLTNQDYYMVIEIPEDFSQRITTVLTESPRVPELLYYQNEGLNFTAAQVTSGATEKIREQLGNKITEIYTQSLFAQLGEISSGFESAAEGSDQLYSGSMELREGTGSMLSSLQQKAPEINQLAAGSQELEAGTQQLLTSLISKQGSIDELASGSKDLEDAIGLLLTTIKQGSAQIDVLAEGGEMLANGSQELADYTPQILQGLNDAYNGSVSLNSGMELLAPGSQEVANGINGIIAGTKDLAENMQTLLTLLEAYNATHNLNSDENFTTILALSNGISAGINELVNDTQTKLKPGADLVAQGLDEAAPSVKQLEAGLGELIIGQEAVNNGVLDLDAGAKQIADGTAIVSSSWSSIINNLSSIHSGASMIRIGNNDVNTGWKTLTEGTTIINSNMQLLNEGNQSVQSGWDDLTNGVLQLDAGAGQIEEGSKELALGLEEGAQQTTSINASDKNIAMFSSPVQLVEEKVSGFEYYRDSTAPYIISLALFVGILMMSFIIDFKKPSEPELPTSAISLFASKFMTLTLFSVVQGLLVSIVTILFLQLNVVNVVSFILFTIFVSLTFMTIIFFLVSLAGNVGRFLAFVFIVLQLSITGANLPIDMLPENLRNLSELLPLTYTNAGFKSIISLNDTGFIWSNTSVLLIYFVIFSVLTLSTFLFGTKKLAHDQSLSA
- a CDS encoding PrkA family serine protein kinase — translated: MDILKKIETYREEEQRLKWEGTFADYLDILKEKPYVAQSAHSRVYNMIKDAGIEDVNGSKHYRFFSHKLFGLEEALERLVEEYFHPSAKRLDVRKRILLLMGPVSGGKSTLVTILKRGLEAYSHTDRGAIYAIKGCPMHEDPLHLIPHHLREDFFDEYGIRVEGNLSPLNMMRLEEEYGGQIENVLVERIFFSEDKRTGIGTFSPSDPKSQDIADLTGSIDFSTIAEFGSESDPRAYRFDGELNKANRGMMEFQEMLKCDEKFLWHLLSLTQEGNFKAGRFALISADELIVAHTNETEYRSFISNKKNEALHSRIIVMPVPYNLKVSEEEHIYTKMIRESDVANVHIAPHTLRVAAMFTILTRLKEPKKNDIDLVKKMRLYDGESVEGFNPIDVEELKKEYPDEGMSGIDPRYVINRISSTIIRKEVPAINALDVLRSLKEGLDQHPSISSEEREKFLNYISIARKEYDEIAKKEVQKAFVYSYEESAKTLMDNYLDNVEAYCNKNKLRDPLTGEEMNPDEKLMRSIEEQIGISENAKKAFREEILIRISAYARKGKRFEYNSHERLREAIQKKLFADLKDVVKITTSTKTPDEQQLKKINEVVARLVDEHGYNSTSANELLRYVGSLLNR
- the trmL gene encoding tRNA (uridine(34)/cytosine(34)/5-carboxymethylaminomethyluridine(34)-2'-O)-methyltransferase TrmL, whose amino-acid sequence is MGIHVVLYQPEIPANTGNIARTCAATDTTLHLIRPLGFSTDDKMLRRAGLDYWQFVNIHYYDSLQEIFDKHENGHFYFITKFGKKAHTDFDYSGQDTDHFFVFGRETNGLPDEIIKNNMDYCLRLPMNDNVRSLNLSNTAAILVYEALRQQEYPGLS